A stretch of Malus sylvestris chromosome 11, drMalSylv7.2, whole genome shotgun sequence DNA encodes these proteins:
- the LOC126588194 gene encoding transcription termination factor MTERF4, chloroplastic-like: MTPFNCLTKIAAVPRFAVQNLSFRRSIANTISADHDAPTVAYLINSCGLSPESAAEASQKLKLRSSDRADSVLELLRTHEFSAADISKLVRRHPLILAADAEKTLLPKLEFFTSKGISRFDLARTVSYDPSLLKISLKNQIIPSYNFLKALLISDERVISILKHKPWIFLDNLSKNVMPNIGILRDLGLPESSIALLLAQYPNILMKKHELFSEIVNEVKEFGFEPAKSNFVSAMRVMSGKKSILKRNQEAYRKCGWSEDEILSAFRSNPLCMTKSEKKITDTIDFLVNKMGWSSAAIAKCATVMCLSLERRIVPRCSVFKVLVAKGLEKENLRLSSVVYPAEKQFLERFVSRHEVQVPQLLLVYQGKVDFQDVLIN; the protein is encoded by the coding sequence ATGACACCCTTCAACTGTCTCACCAAAATCGCCGCCGTCCCAAGATTTGCAGTACAAAATCTATCCTTCCGCAGATCAATCGCCAACACAATCTCCGCCGATCACGATGCTCCCACCGTCGCATACCTCATAAACTCATGTGGGTTGTCGCCGGAATCCGCCGCGGAAGCTTCCCAGAAGCTAAAGCTCCGGTCTTCCGACAGAGCGGACTCTGTTCTGGAGCTCCTGAGAACGCACGAGTTCTCCGCCGCCGACATCTCAAAGCTCGTGAGACGCCACCCTTTGATCCTCGCCGCCGACGCCGAAAAGACCCTTTTGCCCAAGCTCGAGTTCTTCACCTCCAAAGGGATTTCGAGGTTCGATCTCGCCAGAACTGTGAGTTACGATCCTTCCCTTTTGAAAATAAGTTTGAAAAATCAGATTATCCCGTCTTACAATTTCCTCAAAGCCCTTTTGATTTCTGATGAGAGAGTGATTAGTATTCTGAAGCACAAGCCGTGGATCTTCCTCGATAATCTGTCGAAAAATGTGATGCCGAATATCGGTATTCTGCGAGATTTGGGGTTGCCGGAATCCTCCATAGCTCTGCTGCTTGCGCAGTATCCCAACATTTTGATGAAAAAGCATGAATTGTTCAGTGAGATTGTGAATGAGGTGAAAGAATTCGGATTCGAGCCCGCGAAATCAAACTTTGTGTCGGCAATGCGGGTGATGTCGGGTAAAAAATCGATCTTGAAACGAAACCAAGAGGCTTACAGGAAATGTGGTTGGTCGGAGGATGAGATCCTCTCTGCTTTCAGGTCCAATCCCTTGTGCATGACGAAATCGGAGAAGAAGATAACGGATACGATTGATTTCTTGGTGAACAAGATGGGGTGGTCCTCGGCCGCCATTGCAAAATGCGCGACGGTTATGTGCTTGAGCTTGGAGAGGAGGATCGTGCCGCGGTGTTCGGTTTTCAAAGTGCTGGTGGCGAAGGGGTTGGAAAAAGAGAATTTGAGGTTGTCGAGTGTGGTTTATCCGGCGGAGAAGCAGTTCTTGGAGAGGTTTGTGAGTAGACATGAAGTGCAAGTTCCTCAATTGTTGCTTGTGTACCAAGGAAAAGTGGATTTCCAAGatgtattgattaattga